One segment of Drosophila ananassae strain 14024-0371.13 chromosome 3R, ASM1763931v2, whole genome shotgun sequence DNA contains the following:
- the LOC6498360 gene encoding serine-rich adhesin for platelets isoform X2: MEVATTNNHSQSHHHHPHHHHHLQTAPSSGSGVGIVSGIGGSRSPFQREVREWQRIDPNTGALFSGRLEADRWINGPLNSYGKISDSQNISQPNGTQHTQRKQLEVLKARTANGAMQVIRTQTVQKSSSSWASSTSTTTTSTTTHRTSNGHGPPPHPLPNSTPLIHASSGVDICELSDDSSLSGSDAGIVRPASSATSASAAQSASASASALSQELIDDHVDFVVINGEASDNDDEDSNRNRNRDEYSHRVGLNLLPDTAPSQKLSNLMKSSSSISSQSSNNSNLTTAAAQASNTHTHRSAGKISLHAIVGPESSSSLSSSSSPAAWAKQADLYGQPPSRVGGASGAGTGTGVAGGADADVAVTPPTHRRDLESFRHYNDDGNSNNDDEELRLTARHQRRQQVSQSVYAPPLPSLGSSMLQRSRSISTDDLSNDWEREDKSEQPTGEWRRVSKLRRSFQSQEHYKSPAVATRPRPLDLPGNSVSVARLRAELENGRRLNTAMRNNHVDLAALDTILNSPTAKPAVAKRNTFLTAESLQEIRGKLKKLSDESLYKEDFLAYHQKKKEPSVEKLAAPQLPAPSAFRPVHNTHSLESRQRQKDTSSSEWHLRRKSYGFEKMSPPEDKSIFRVDASTDSGLGRSGEQLGNWSPTERSGASVPQQPHNGGGTIIHFGRAVKPVQISPSPTEGELSKRHSIAVEETWRDLRKTSQVHVNGGTVTSSSTTTSSSFNNHLQRGSAQKRVEFCKTEVHFAAESGRVNIVETDGKPPPTQNFRRRRRTASGPLQSLVKSASTVSGSNDSVTHFGDDSQRRKTIATSTVAYRATLMDPPEVVSQPVATQSAIGSSSTISSTSSSASASNLSSSQVTVTTEPRYSLMESTSRNSYTSTSGVDTTDNETDELSNIRGILKNKPVKPKPYHLGENIESADVLWSVPAMKTDRESPSARDSGTTSVSPITTKSVAERIRIVEQRQHQQQPSPAGNGYSTKINVSLGASEDWQDAGTHLHQQRHRHRRPSAQELLLEDLRQHQRILDEGLKSTSLIMRTMRSASEFDEAMRRLSIASIESALVQPTIVVPTPMLRSHSYQEEGSIPSRRPSTISTTSITSSDLFGSALYDSLPRTPLAPPMLKLLGNTQIPVSQQLIQLRRLYDAAEQDQDQEDSADEEVKRYFRDNNSDSGGGTQGSSSPEQQRPAELFQGSEYSSSWSRMKAKRTIWKIETQDQILQRADLPKSNVMNIALHAPRVEKPKATPPTLRIGQLVPVAKPRTLFIQPQIQDQNPADAAEDSSSETLKIIKEARGARKLREHELSYFGVQQQQAAQTKLPSASTNPRRTLPSRSRTSHSEETSTNGTTKTTTKWQLLNDRPDLLRHSSPQHKDIETTNDYDEDENENEEHCYENIANELTTTFRVKSPSLSPDRSRSRSPGSYERKRDLQRDAQILSEMTRNADQTLKALSDEAAIKDQRRRSCSLQRRNSKPLETIDEKVKVYPASQSLGVARGTFASEARRNSRQSTPSPTRARSSSQSSIECCPRDRSRSSSRESMTQGGGSSDDQVATKHRAERLRLRTPKREKSRHEPRETELRIKPRNSSSAHAAGSSSLESKRSSHHVRHSNREVEKSNETKTSSGTRLVRSSRVAEESRSRPSGLRDRERERDRERSRGSEKHREELSRSRDHSSRSRHSEHTTSGTRESSRPSKTRSSRSSHDSATPHKKSTTTTTSTSSAKKSSKTTAHHTATTTSASAPPTSHNELTHGKSTLNGHHHNGSGSGKHHGSGHGHREQPHHVHSLTTTTIAASRHQRDRHGKDRK; the protein is encoded by the exons ATGGAAGTGGCCACAACAAACAATCACAGTCAGAGCCATCACCATCAtccccatcatcatcatcatctgcAGACGGCTCCCAGCTCGGGATCCGGGGTCGGGATAGTAAGCGGGATCGGGGGCTCCAGGTCCCCATTCCAGCGAGAGGTGCGTGAATGGCAACGCATCGATCCCAATACCGGAGCCCTGTTCAGCGGACGACTGGAGGCAGACCGCTGGATAAATGGACCACTGAACAGCTACGGCAAG ATATCCGACTCCCAAAACATCTCACAGCCGAACGGCACACAGCACACACAGCGCAAACAGTTGGAGGTGCTGAAGGCCCGCACCGCCAACGGCGCCATGCAGGTGATCCGCACCCAGACGGTGCAGAAGAGCTCCTCCTCGTGGGCCTCCTCCAcatccaccaccaccaccagcaccaccacccaccgcaCCAGCAATGGCCACGGTCCACCTCCGCATCCCCTCCCAAATTCCACCCCGCTCATCCACGCCTCATCCGGCGTTGACATTTGCGAGCTGAGCGACGATAGCAGTCTAAGCGGTAGCGATGCTGGCATCGTCCGCCCCGCTTCCTCAGCCACATCCGCATCTGCAGCCCAATCCGcgtccgcatccgcatccgcgcTGAGCCAGGAGCTCATCGACGATCATGTTGATTTTGTTGTGATTAATGGCGAGGCGAGCGACAACGACGACGAAGACagtaacagaaacagaaacagagacGAGTATTCGCACAGAGTCGGCCTCAATTTGTTACCCGATACGGCTCCCAGCCAGAAATTGAGCAATCTAATG AAAAGCAGCTCGAGCATTTCCAGCCAGAGCAGcaacaattcaaatttaacaacTGCAGCGGCACAAGCGAgcaacacccacacccacagaAGTGCGGGCAAAATAAGCCTACATGCAATTGTCGGACCAGAATCATCGTCATCAttgtcatcatcatcatcgccaGCGGCCTGGGCCAAGCAGGCTGACTTATATGGCCAGCCACCGAGTCGCGTGGGTGGTGCCAGTGGTgctggtactggtactggtgTTGCTGGTGGAGCAGATGCTGACGTAGCTGTGACTCCGCCAACGCACCGTCGTGATTTGGAAAGTTTCCGGCATTATAACGATGACGGGAACAGTAACAACGACGACGAAGAGTTGCG GCTCACTGCCCGCCACCAGCGTCGCCAGCAGGTGTCCCAGTCGGTCTACGCCCCACCCCTGCCCTCGCTCGGATCATCGATGCTCCAGCGCTCCCGCTCCATCTCCACGGACGATCTCAGCAACGACTGGGAGCGCGAGGACAAGAGTGAGCAGCCAACGGGGGAGTGGCGCCGGGTCAGCAAACTGCGCCGCTCCTTCCAGTCTCAGGAGCACTACAAGTCCCCGGCAGTTGCCACTCGTCCGCGTCCCTTGGACCTTCCAGGAAATTCAGTAAGCGTCGCCCGTTTGCGGGCAGAACTAGAAAACGGCCGGCGGCTCAACACGGCCATGCGAAACAACCACGTTGATCTGGCAGCCCTCGACACCATTCTGAACTCCCCCACGGCCAAACCGGCAGTGGCAAAACGAAACACCTTCCTCACCGCCGAATCCCTGCAGGAGATTCGGGGAAAGCTGAAGAAGCTCTCCGACGAGAGTCTGTACAAGGAGGACTTCCTGGCCTATCACCAGAAGAAGAAGGAGCCCTCTGTGGAGAAGCTTGCTGCTCCTCAGCTGCCGGCTCCTTCCGCGTTCAGACCTGTCCACAACACCCACAGCTTGGAATCACGCCAACGGCAGAAGGACACCAGTTCCAGTGAGTGGCACTTGCGGCGGAAGTCCTACGGCTTTGAGAAGATGTCGCCACCGGAAGACAAAAGCATTTTCCGCGTAGACGCCTCGACAGATAGCGGCTTGGGCCGGTCCGGCGAGCAACTCGGCAACTGGTCGCCCACGGAGAGGAGTGGAGCATCGGTGCCACAACAGCCCCACAATGGCGGCGGGACGATTATACACTTCGGGAGGGCGGTGAAGCCCGTCCAGATTTCGCCCAGCCCCACCGAAGGGGAGCTCAGCAAGAGGCATTCAATTGCCGTGGAGGAAACATGGCGTGACTTGAGGAAGACATCCCAGGTCCACGTTAACGGAGGAACTGtgaccagcagcagcaccaccacctcctcgAGCTTCAACAATCACCTGCAGAGGGGCAGTGCCCAGAAGCGGGTGGAGTTCTGCAAGACGGAGGTTCACTTTGCCGCCGAATCGGGAAGGGTGAACATCGTGGAGACTGACGGCAAGCCGCCGCCGACGCAAAACTTTCGCCGGCGCCGTCGCACTGCCAGCGGTCCGCTCCAGAGTCTGGTGAAATCCGCCAGCACTGTCAGTGGCAGCAACGATAGTGTTACTCACTTTGGCGATGATTCCCAACGACGCAAGACGATTGCCACCAGCACCGTGGCCTACCGCGCCACTCTTATGGATCCACCGGAGGTGGTCAGCCAGCCAGTCGCCACTCAGTCGGCAATagggagcagcagcaccatttcctccacctcctcctcggcCTCCGCCTCTAACTTATCCAGCTCACAGGTAACCGTGACCACAGAGCCACGTTACAGTCTGATGGAGTCCACCTCGCGGAACAGTTACACTTCCACCAGCGGCGTGGACACCACGGACAACGAGACGGACGAGTTGTCCAACATTCGGGGCATCCTGAAAAACAAGCCCGTTAAACCGAAGCCCTATCATCTGGGCGAGAACATCGAGAGCGCCGATGTGCTCTGGAGTGTGCCGGCCATGAAGACGGATCGGGAGAGTCCCTCCGCCAGAGATAGTG GTACTACCAGTGTTTCCCCAATCACCACCAAATCGGTGGCCGAGCGGATTCGCATTGTGGAGCAGCGacaacaccagcagcaaccATCGCCGGCTGGAAACGGATATTCCACCAAGATCAACGTGAGCCTGGGAGCCTCCGAAGATTGGCAAGATGCAG GCACCCATCTGCATCAGCAACGTCACCGCCATCGTCGTCCCAGCGCTCAGGAGCTTTTGCTGGAGGATCTTCGCCAGCACCAGCGCATCCTGGACGAGGGCCTGAAGTCCACGTCCCTTATAATGCGCACCATGCGCTCGGCCAGCGAATTCGATGAGGCCATGCGGCGCCTGAGCATAGCTTCGATTGAGTCCGCCCTGGTCCAGCCGACGATCGTGGTGCCCACGCCCATGCTGCGCTCGCACAGTTACCAGGAGGAGGGCTCCATCCCCTCCCGCCGCCCCTCGACCATCTCCACCACCTCCATCACCAGCAGCGATCTCTTCGGCAGCGCCTTGTACGACTCCCTGCCCCGTACTCCGCTCGCCCCGCCCATGCTCAAGTTGCTGGGCAACACCCAGATCCCCGTCAGCCAGCAGCTCATCCAGTTGCGAAGGCTCTACGACGCCGCCGAGCAGGATCAGGACCAAGAGGACAGTGCCGACGAAGAGGTGAAGCGGTACTTCCGggacaacaacagcgacagcgGTGGCGGAACCCAGGGCAGCTCTTCTCCAGAACAGCAGCGTCCGGCAGAACTGTTTCAGGGCAGCGAGTATTCAAGCAGCTGGAGCCGGATGAAAGCCAAGCGCACTATTTGGAAGATTGAGACTCAAGATCAGATTCTGCAGCGAGCAG ATCTACCCAAATCAAACGTGATGAACATAGCACTCCATGCACCACGCGTGGAAAAGCCCAAGGCCACACCACCCACTCTGCGTATAGGCCAACTGGTGCCGGTGGCCAAGCCCAGGACTCTTTTCATCCAGCCCCAAATTCAGGATCAAAATCCTGCGGATGCTGCCGAAGACTCAAGCAGCGAGACCTTGAAAATAATCAAAGAAGCTCGTGGAGCTCGCAAGCTGCGGGAGCACGAACTCTCCTACTTTGGAGTTCAACAGCAACAGGCGGCGCAAACAAAACTCCCATCCGCCTCCACAAATCCCCGCAGGACTCTTCCCTCACGCAGCAGGACAAGCCATAGTGAGGAGACCAGCACCAATGGTACCACCAAAACCACCACCAAGTGGCAACTGCTCAACGATCGACCCGACTTGCTGAGGCACAGCAGCCCGCAGCACAAGGACATTGAAACGACCAACGACTACGACGAGgatgaaaacgaaaacgaggaGCACTGTTACGAAAACATTGCCAACGAGCTGACCACCACTTTCCGGGTGAAGTCACCATCCCTGTCGCCAGATCGATCCAGATCAAGATCGCCAGGAAGCTACGAACGGAAGCGCGACCTGCAAAGGGATGCACAGATCCTGAGCGAAATGACTCGAAACGCTGATCAGACTTTGAAG GCTCTCTCCGACGAAGCGGCCATCAAGGATCAGCGGCGTCGATCCTGCTCCTTGCAGCGTCGCAACTCCAAACCGCTGGAAACAATCGACGAGAAGGTAAAGGTATACCCTGCCTCCCAGTCTCTTGGCGTGGCCCGAGGCACCTTTGCCTCGGAAGCGCGACGCAATTCCCGTCAGTCGACGCCATCGCCCACAAGGGCTCGCAGCTCATCCCAGTCCTCCATTGAGTGCTGTCCCCGCGATCGTTCGCGCTCCAGCTCTCGCGAATCGATGACCCAAGGTGGTGGCTCCTCCGATGACCAGGTGGCCACCAAACACCGTGCGGAACGGTTGCGACTGCGCACCCCCAAGCGTGAGAAGTCACGCCATGAGCCACGAGAAACCGAACTCCGAATCAAACCACGAAACAGCTCGAGTGCCCACGCTGCAGGATCCTCCTCGCTGGAGTCCAAGCGGAGCTCCCATCACGTCCGGCACAGCAATAGGGAGGTAGAGAAATCTAATGAGACCAAGACCTCCTCCGGCACTCGCCTGGTGAGATCCTCGCGTGTCGCCGAGGAGAGTCGCTCCAGGCCAAGTGGGCTGCGGGATCGGGAGCGGGAACGTGACCGGGAGCGCTCGCGGGGAAGCGAGAAACATCGGGAGGAGCTCTCTCGCTCTAGAG ATCACTCCAGTCGCTCTAGGCACAGTGAACACACGACTTCGGGCACCCGCGAGAGCAGCCGTCCAAGTAAGACGCGATCGAGTCGCAGCAGCCATGACTCAGCGACACCACACAAAAAGTCCACAACAACCACAACGAGCACATCAagcgctaaaaaatcatcgaaAA
- the LOC6498360 gene encoding uncharacterized protein LOC6498360 isoform X6 has protein sequence MEVATTNNHSQSHHHHPHHHHHLQTAPSSGSGVGIVSGIGGSRSPFQREVREWQRIDPNTGALFSGRLEADRWINGPLNSYGKISDSQNISQPNGTQHTQRKQLEVLKARTANGAMQVIRTQTVQKSSSSWASSTSTTTTSTTTHRTSNGHGPPPHPLPNSTPLIHASSGVDICELSDDSSLSGSDAGIVRPASSATSASAAQSASASASALSQELIDDHVDFVVINGEASDNDDEDSNRNRNRDEYSHRVGLNLLPDTAPSQKLSNLMKSSSSISSQSSNNSNLTTAAAQASNTHTHRSAGKISLHAIVGPESSSSLSSSSSPAAWAKQADLYGQPPSRVGGASGAGTGTGVAGGADADVAVTPPTHRRDLESFRHYNDDGNSNNDDEELRLTARHQRRQQVSQSVYAPPLPSLGSSMLQRSRSISTDDLSNDWEREDKSEQPTGEWRRVSKLRRSFQSQEHYKSPAVATRPRPLDLPGNSVSVARLRAELENGRRLNTAMRNNHVDLAALDTILNSPTAKPAVAKRNTFLTAESLQEIRGKLKKLSDESLYKEDFLAYHQKKKEPSVEKLAAPQLPAPSAFRPVHNTHSLESRQRQKDTSSSEWHLRRKSYGFEKMSPPEDKSIFRVDASTDSGLGRSGEQLGNWSPTERSGASVPQQPHNGGGTIIHFGRAVKPVQISPSPTEGELSKRHSIAVEETWRDLRKTSQVHVNGGTVTSSSTTTSSSFNNHLQRGSAQKRVEFCKTEVHFAAESGRVNIVETDGKPPPTQNFRRRRRTASGPLQSLVKSASTVSGSNDSVTHFGDDSQRRKTIATSTVAYRATLMDPPEVVSQPVATQSAIGSSSTISSTSSSASASNLSSSQVTVTTEPRYSLMESTSRNSYTSTSGVDTTDNETDELSNIRGILKNKPVKPKPYHLGENIESADVLWSVPAMKTDRESPSARDSGTTSVSPITTKSVAERIRIVEQRQHQQQPSPAGNGYSTKINVSLGASEDWQDAGTHLHQQRHRHRRPSAQELLLEDLRQHQRILDEGLKSTSLIMRTMRSASEFDEAMRRLSIASIESALVQPTIVVPTPMLRSHSYQEEGSIPSRRPSTISTTSITSSDLFGSALYDSLPRTPLAPPMLKLLGNTQIPVSQQLIQLRRLYDAAEQDQDQEDSADEEVKRYFRDNNSDSGGGTQGSSSPEQQRPAELFQGSEYSSSWSRMKAKRTIWKIETQDQILQRADLPKSNVMNIALHAPRVEKPKATPPTLRIGQLVPVAKPRTLFIQPQIQDQNPADAAEDSSSETLKIIKEARGARKLREHELSYFGVQQQQAAQTKLPSASTNPRRTLPSRSRTSHSEETSTNGTTKTTTKWQLLNDRPDLLRHSSPQHKDIETTNDYDEDENENEEHCYENIANELTTTFRVKSPSLSPDRSRSRSPGSYERKRDLQRDAQILSEMTRNADQTLKALSDEAAIKDQRRRSCSLQRRNSKPLETIDEKVKVYPASQSLGVARGTFASEARRNSRQSTPSPTRARSSSQSSIECCPRDRSRSSSRESMTQGGGSSDDQVATKHRAERLRLRTPKREKSRHEPRETELRIKPRNSSSAHAAGSSSLESKRSSHHVRHSNREVEKSNETKTSSGTRLVRSSRVAEESRSRPSGLRDRERERDRERSRGSEKHREELSRSRDHSSRSRHSEHTTSGTRESSRPNTVKAH, from the exons ATGGAAGTGGCCACAACAAACAATCACAGTCAGAGCCATCACCATCAtccccatcatcatcatcatctgcAGACGGCTCCCAGCTCGGGATCCGGGGTCGGGATAGTAAGCGGGATCGGGGGCTCCAGGTCCCCATTCCAGCGAGAGGTGCGTGAATGGCAACGCATCGATCCCAATACCGGAGCCCTGTTCAGCGGACGACTGGAGGCAGACCGCTGGATAAATGGACCACTGAACAGCTACGGCAAG ATATCCGACTCCCAAAACATCTCACAGCCGAACGGCACACAGCACACACAGCGCAAACAGTTGGAGGTGCTGAAGGCCCGCACCGCCAACGGCGCCATGCAGGTGATCCGCACCCAGACGGTGCAGAAGAGCTCCTCCTCGTGGGCCTCCTCCAcatccaccaccaccaccagcaccaccacccaccgcaCCAGCAATGGCCACGGTCCACCTCCGCATCCCCTCCCAAATTCCACCCCGCTCATCCACGCCTCATCCGGCGTTGACATTTGCGAGCTGAGCGACGATAGCAGTCTAAGCGGTAGCGATGCTGGCATCGTCCGCCCCGCTTCCTCAGCCACATCCGCATCTGCAGCCCAATCCGcgtccgcatccgcatccgcgcTGAGCCAGGAGCTCATCGACGATCATGTTGATTTTGTTGTGATTAATGGCGAGGCGAGCGACAACGACGACGAAGACagtaacagaaacagaaacagagacGAGTATTCGCACAGAGTCGGCCTCAATTTGTTACCCGATACGGCTCCCAGCCAGAAATTGAGCAATCTAATG AAAAGCAGCTCGAGCATTTCCAGCCAGAGCAGcaacaattcaaatttaacaacTGCAGCGGCACAAGCGAgcaacacccacacccacagaAGTGCGGGCAAAATAAGCCTACATGCAATTGTCGGACCAGAATCATCGTCATCAttgtcatcatcatcatcgccaGCGGCCTGGGCCAAGCAGGCTGACTTATATGGCCAGCCACCGAGTCGCGTGGGTGGTGCCAGTGGTgctggtactggtactggtgTTGCTGGTGGAGCAGATGCTGACGTAGCTGTGACTCCGCCAACGCACCGTCGTGATTTGGAAAGTTTCCGGCATTATAACGATGACGGGAACAGTAACAACGACGACGAAGAGTTGCG GCTCACTGCCCGCCACCAGCGTCGCCAGCAGGTGTCCCAGTCGGTCTACGCCCCACCCCTGCCCTCGCTCGGATCATCGATGCTCCAGCGCTCCCGCTCCATCTCCACGGACGATCTCAGCAACGACTGGGAGCGCGAGGACAAGAGTGAGCAGCCAACGGGGGAGTGGCGCCGGGTCAGCAAACTGCGCCGCTCCTTCCAGTCTCAGGAGCACTACAAGTCCCCGGCAGTTGCCACTCGTCCGCGTCCCTTGGACCTTCCAGGAAATTCAGTAAGCGTCGCCCGTTTGCGGGCAGAACTAGAAAACGGCCGGCGGCTCAACACGGCCATGCGAAACAACCACGTTGATCTGGCAGCCCTCGACACCATTCTGAACTCCCCCACGGCCAAACCGGCAGTGGCAAAACGAAACACCTTCCTCACCGCCGAATCCCTGCAGGAGATTCGGGGAAAGCTGAAGAAGCTCTCCGACGAGAGTCTGTACAAGGAGGACTTCCTGGCCTATCACCAGAAGAAGAAGGAGCCCTCTGTGGAGAAGCTTGCTGCTCCTCAGCTGCCGGCTCCTTCCGCGTTCAGACCTGTCCACAACACCCACAGCTTGGAATCACGCCAACGGCAGAAGGACACCAGTTCCAGTGAGTGGCACTTGCGGCGGAAGTCCTACGGCTTTGAGAAGATGTCGCCACCGGAAGACAAAAGCATTTTCCGCGTAGACGCCTCGACAGATAGCGGCTTGGGCCGGTCCGGCGAGCAACTCGGCAACTGGTCGCCCACGGAGAGGAGTGGAGCATCGGTGCCACAACAGCCCCACAATGGCGGCGGGACGATTATACACTTCGGGAGGGCGGTGAAGCCCGTCCAGATTTCGCCCAGCCCCACCGAAGGGGAGCTCAGCAAGAGGCATTCAATTGCCGTGGAGGAAACATGGCGTGACTTGAGGAAGACATCCCAGGTCCACGTTAACGGAGGAACTGtgaccagcagcagcaccaccacctcctcgAGCTTCAACAATCACCTGCAGAGGGGCAGTGCCCAGAAGCGGGTGGAGTTCTGCAAGACGGAGGTTCACTTTGCCGCCGAATCGGGAAGGGTGAACATCGTGGAGACTGACGGCAAGCCGCCGCCGACGCAAAACTTTCGCCGGCGCCGTCGCACTGCCAGCGGTCCGCTCCAGAGTCTGGTGAAATCCGCCAGCACTGTCAGTGGCAGCAACGATAGTGTTACTCACTTTGGCGATGATTCCCAACGACGCAAGACGATTGCCACCAGCACCGTGGCCTACCGCGCCACTCTTATGGATCCACCGGAGGTGGTCAGCCAGCCAGTCGCCACTCAGTCGGCAATagggagcagcagcaccatttcctccacctcctcctcggcCTCCGCCTCTAACTTATCCAGCTCACAGGTAACCGTGACCACAGAGCCACGTTACAGTCTGATGGAGTCCACCTCGCGGAACAGTTACACTTCCACCAGCGGCGTGGACACCACGGACAACGAGACGGACGAGTTGTCCAACATTCGGGGCATCCTGAAAAACAAGCCCGTTAAACCGAAGCCCTATCATCTGGGCGAGAACATCGAGAGCGCCGATGTGCTCTGGAGTGTGCCGGCCATGAAGACGGATCGGGAGAGTCCCTCCGCCAGAGATAGTG GTACTACCAGTGTTTCCCCAATCACCACCAAATCGGTGGCCGAGCGGATTCGCATTGTGGAGCAGCGacaacaccagcagcaaccATCGCCGGCTGGAAACGGATATTCCACCAAGATCAACGTGAGCCTGGGAGCCTCCGAAGATTGGCAAGATGCAG GCACCCATCTGCATCAGCAACGTCACCGCCATCGTCGTCCCAGCGCTCAGGAGCTTTTGCTGGAGGATCTTCGCCAGCACCAGCGCATCCTGGACGAGGGCCTGAAGTCCACGTCCCTTATAATGCGCACCATGCGCTCGGCCAGCGAATTCGATGAGGCCATGCGGCGCCTGAGCATAGCTTCGATTGAGTCCGCCCTGGTCCAGCCGACGATCGTGGTGCCCACGCCCATGCTGCGCTCGCACAGTTACCAGGAGGAGGGCTCCATCCCCTCCCGCCGCCCCTCGACCATCTCCACCACCTCCATCACCAGCAGCGATCTCTTCGGCAGCGCCTTGTACGACTCCCTGCCCCGTACTCCGCTCGCCCCGCCCATGCTCAAGTTGCTGGGCAACACCCAGATCCCCGTCAGCCAGCAGCTCATCCAGTTGCGAAGGCTCTACGACGCCGCCGAGCAGGATCAGGACCAAGAGGACAGTGCCGACGAAGAGGTGAAGCGGTACTTCCGggacaacaacagcgacagcgGTGGCGGAACCCAGGGCAGCTCTTCTCCAGAACAGCAGCGTCCGGCAGAACTGTTTCAGGGCAGCGAGTATTCAAGCAGCTGGAGCCGGATGAAAGCCAAGCGCACTATTTGGAAGATTGAGACTCAAGATCAGATTCTGCAGCGAGCAG ATCTACCCAAATCAAACGTGATGAACATAGCACTCCATGCACCACGCGTGGAAAAGCCCAAGGCCACACCACCCACTCTGCGTATAGGCCAACTGGTGCCGGTGGCCAAGCCCAGGACTCTTTTCATCCAGCCCCAAATTCAGGATCAAAATCCTGCGGATGCTGCCGAAGACTCAAGCAGCGAGACCTTGAAAATAATCAAAGAAGCTCGTGGAGCTCGCAAGCTGCGGGAGCACGAACTCTCCTACTTTGGAGTTCAACAGCAACAGGCGGCGCAAACAAAACTCCCATCCGCCTCCACAAATCCCCGCAGGACTCTTCCCTCACGCAGCAGGACAAGCCATAGTGAGGAGACCAGCACCAATGGTACCACCAAAACCACCACCAAGTGGCAACTGCTCAACGATCGACCCGACTTGCTGAGGCACAGCAGCCCGCAGCACAAGGACATTGAAACGACCAACGACTACGACGAGgatgaaaacgaaaacgaggaGCACTGTTACGAAAACATTGCCAACGAGCTGACCACCACTTTCCGGGTGAAGTCACCATCCCTGTCGCCAGATCGATCCAGATCAAGATCGCCAGGAAGCTACGAACGGAAGCGCGACCTGCAAAGGGATGCACAGATCCTGAGCGAAATGACTCGAAACGCTGATCAGACTTTGAAG GCTCTCTCCGACGAAGCGGCCATCAAGGATCAGCGGCGTCGATCCTGCTCCTTGCAGCGTCGCAACTCCAAACCGCTGGAAACAATCGACGAGAAGGTAAAGGTATACCCTGCCTCCCAGTCTCTTGGCGTGGCCCGAGGCACCTTTGCCTCGGAAGCGCGACGCAATTCCCGTCAGTCGACGCCATCGCCCACAAGGGCTCGCAGCTCATCCCAGTCCTCCATTGAGTGCTGTCCCCGCGATCGTTCGCGCTCCAGCTCTCGCGAATCGATGACCCAAGGTGGTGGCTCCTCCGATGACCAGGTGGCCACCAAACACCGTGCGGAACGGTTGCGACTGCGCACCCCCAAGCGTGAGAAGTCACGCCATGAGCCACGAGAAACCGAACTCCGAATCAAACCACGAAACAGCTCGAGTGCCCACGCTGCAGGATCCTCCTCGCTGGAGTCCAAGCGGAGCTCCCATCACGTCCGGCACAGCAATAGGGAGGTAGAGAAATCTAATGAGACCAAGACCTCCTCCGGCACTCGCCTGGTGAGATCCTCGCGTGTCGCCGAGGAGAGTCGCTCCAGGCCAAGTGGGCTGCGGGATCGGGAGCGGGAACGTGACCGGGAGCGCTCGCGGGGAAGCGAGAAACATCGGGAGGAGCTCTCTCGCTCTAGAG ATCACTCCAGTCGCTCTAGGCACAGTGAACACACGACTTCGGGCACCCGCGAGAGCAGCCGTCCAA